In Porites lutea chromosome 7, jaPorLute2.1, whole genome shotgun sequence, a single window of DNA contains:
- the LOC140943679 gene encoding uncharacterized protein → MISEFSYLNITSIERKLIQDENDCGYACLEIPSCFSYNVAAFPDVNGKLLCELLPSDKFNNSEKFNASKEFHHFFIPSMCDHSPCKNTGKCIPLYQKNGYKCICVKGFTGRNCETDINECRSNPCLNNGTCNDQINGFNCSCPAGFAGKRCEIDINECRSNPCLNNGTCNDRINGFNCSCPAGFAGKRCEIDIISSVITRFLSPAIGNNSNWALCWQASTHGWAASTFHNKCDGKRHTITIIKKDHYVFGGYTDIPWTFVDGYGTTSNSFIFSLLDKEGLAPFKSMVTNTSFAIYREPSYGPTFGGGHDMYVADNANQNPNSYTNFGTSYSLPNGVTDRYTILAGARNFSPDEVEVFYLT, encoded by the exons ATGATAAGTGAATTTTCCTACCTGAATATCACAAGCATTGAACGGAAACTTATTCAAGACGAAAACGATTGTGGCTACGCCTGTTTAGAAATTCCTTCGTGTTTTTCGTACAACGTGGCTGCTTTCCCTGATGTCAACGGTAAACTTCTGTGCGAACTCCTGCCATCGGACAAGTTTAACAACTCAGAAAAGTTCAACGCCAGTAAAGAGTTTCATCACTTCTTTATTCCG TCCATGTGTGACCATTCGCCCTGTAAGAACACTGGCAAATGCATTCCCTTGTACCAGAAAAATGGATATAAGTGTATCTGCGTGAAAGGATTCACGGGACGAAACTGCGAAACAG acataaacgagtgtagGAGCAACCCTTGTCTCAACAACGGAACATGCAACGACCAAATCAACGGATTCAACTGCAGTTGTCCAGCTGGATTTGCTGGGAAACGATGTGAAATAG acataaacgagtgtagGAGCAACCCTTGTCTTAACAACGGAACATGCAACGACCGAATCAACGGATTCAACTGCAGTTGTCCAGCTGGATTTGCTGGGAAACGATGTGAAATAG ATATTATCTCGAGTGTGATAACACGGTTTCTTTCGCCTGCAATTGGGAATAACAGCAACTGGGCGCTGTGTTGGCAGGCCTCCACTCATGGCTGGGCAGCCAGTACCTTTCACAACAAATGCGATGGGAAACGTCACACGATTACAATCATCAAAAAAGACCATTACGTGTTCGGAGGATACACGGATATTCCTTGGA CGTTCGTGGATGGATACGGTACGACTTCCaactcttttattttctctctcctGGATAAAGAAGGGCTTGCACCATTTAAAAGCATGGTGACGAATACATCATTTGCAATTTACCGTGAGCCAAGTTACGGTCCAACATTTGGTGGGGGGCATGACATGTACGTCGCTGATAATGCCAATCAGAATCCTAATTCCTACACTAATTTTGGCACCTCTTACTCTCTTCCAAATGGAGTTACAGACCGTTATACAATCCTGGCTGGAGCCCGTAACTTCTCACCTGACGAAGTTGAGGTATTTTACCTCACTTGA
- the LOC140944388 gene encoding uncharacterized protein, whose translation MPFFLQSSCDSSPCKNTGKCIPLYQENGYTCICVEGFTGRNCEKNIDVCKSNPCLNNGTCTDRANGFNCSCPAGFAGKRCEIDVISNVVTQFLSPAIGNNSNWALCWQASTHGWAGTTFHNKCDGKRHTITIIKKDQYVFGGYTDIPWRICPDNWIHLQGSCYQFSSKGLSWTAAKSACEAKGSKLAMVTSKAEQTLVSKVSQNVWIGLRRDPKVHSRWLWVDGSRATYTHWHPGEPNDHGGNEDCTHMFPPAGKWNDRPCSSSLQHLCETNAFLHGYGSTSKSFIFSLLDKEGFAPFKSMVTNTSFAIYRGSSYGPTFGREYDIYIADNANQNTNSYTNFGSSYSLPNNVTDRYTILAGARYFSPDEVEVFYLT comes from the exons ATGCCTTTCTTTCTACAGTCTTCTTGTGACAGTTCGCCCTGTAAGAACACTGGCAAATGCATTCCCTTGTACCAGGAAAATGGATATACGTGTATCTGCGTGGAAGGATTCACGGGACGAAACTGCGAAAAGA ACATAGACGTGTGTAAGAGCAACCCTTGTCTCAACAACGGAACTTGCACTGACAGAGCCAACGGATTCAACTGCAGTTGTCCAGCTGGATTTGCTGGGAAGCGATGTGAAATAG ATGTTATCTCAAATGTGGTAACACAATTTCTTTCGCCTGCGATTGGGAATAACAGCAACTGGGCTCTTTGTTGGCAGGCCTCCACTCATGGCTGGGCTGGCACTACCTTTCACAACAAATGCGATGGGAAACGTCACACGATTACAATCATCAAAAAAGATCAGTACGTGTTTGGAGGATACACTGATATTCCTTGGA GGATTTGTCCTGATAACTGGATTCATCTACAAGGTTCCTGCTACCAATTCTCGTCAAAGGGTTTGAGCTGGACCGCTGCAAAATCTGCCTGTGAAGCTAAGGGGTCTAAGCTCGCCATGGTGACATCAAAAGCCGAACAAACACTTGTCTCGAAAGTATCACAAAATGTATGGATTGGTTTGCGGAGGGACCCCAAGGTCCATTCACGTTGGTTGTGGGTTGATGGATCAAGAGCGACATATACTCACTGGCATCCTGGAGAACCGAACGACCATGGAGGTAATGAGGACTGCACACATATGTTTCCTCCTGCCGGAAAATGGAATGATCGTCCATGTTCCAGCAGTCTTCAACACCTTTGTGAAACCAATG CGTTCCTGCATGGATACGGTTCGACTTCCAAATCGTTTATCTTCTCTCTCCTGGATAAAGAAGGGTTTGCACCATTTAAGAGCATGGTGACGAATACATCATTTGCAATTTACCGTGGGTCAAGTTACGGTCCAACATTTGGTAGGGAGTATGACATCTACATTGCTGATAATGCCAATCAGAATACTAATTCCTACACTAATTTTGGCAGCTCTTACTCTCTTCCAAATAACGTTACAGACCGTTATACAATCCTGGCTGGAGCCCGTTACTTCTCACCTGACGAAGTTGAGGTATTTTACCTCACTTGA